One segment of Pseudodesulfovibrio sp. 5S69 DNA contains the following:
- a CDS encoding ammonium transporter, with amino-acid sequence MNYTDNAFILVCAALVMFMTPGLALFYGGLVRSKNVLATIMQSFIMLGLMSVLWAVIGYTLSFGSDIGGLIGGLDFIFLKGVGMTTAGSPADNLPHLTFMIFQCMFAVITPALITGAFAERMKFGGFMVFSALWLILVYAPMCHWVWGGGWMGQMGALDFAGGAVVHMSSGAAALCCAILIGKRKGHGSTAFIPHNLPMTILGAAILWFGWFGFNAGSALAADGVAANAFVTTHMATAAAALSWIIAEWMHGGKATTLGAASGAVAGLVAITPAAGFVTPMWAIVLGLGAGVLCYGGIMLKNKFGYDDALDVVGIHGLGGTYGALATGLLATVGADGLIAGNAHQLWVQFVSVVATWGFCFAMTFILFKVVDATIGLRATDEEQDKGMDIAEHSETGYQW; translated from the coding sequence ATGAATTACACCGACAACGCTTTTATCCTGGTCTGCGCTGCCCTGGTCATGTTCATGACCCCCGGCCTGGCGCTGTTTTACGGCGGGCTGGTCCGCTCGAAAAACGTTCTCGCAACCATCATGCAGTCCTTCATCATGCTCGGGCTCATGTCCGTGCTCTGGGCCGTCATCGGCTACACCCTGTCCTTCGGTTCGGACATCGGCGGGCTCATCGGCGGGCTCGACTTCATTTTTCTCAAGGGCGTGGGCATGACCACGGCCGGGTCCCCGGCGGACAACCTGCCCCACCTGACCTTCATGATCTTCCAGTGCATGTTCGCGGTCATCACCCCGGCGCTGATCACCGGCGCCTTTGCCGAGCGCATGAAGTTCGGCGGGTTCATGGTCTTTTCCGCCCTGTGGCTGATCCTGGTCTACGCCCCCATGTGCCACTGGGTCTGGGGCGGCGGCTGGATGGGCCAGATGGGCGCGCTGGACTTCGCGGGCGGCGCGGTGGTCCACATGAGCTCGGGCGCGGCCGCCCTGTGCTGCGCCATCCTCATCGGCAAGCGCAAGGGCCACGGCAGCACGGCCTTCATCCCGCACAACCTGCCCATGACCATCCTGGGCGCGGCCATCCTGTGGTTCGGCTGGTTCGGCTTCAACGCCGGGTCCGCCCTGGCCGCGGACGGCGTGGCCGCCAACGCCTTCGTGACCACGCACATGGCCACGGCCGCCGCGGCCCTGTCCTGGATCATCGCCGAGTGGATGCACGGCGGCAAGGCCACCACCCTGGGCGCGGCCTCGGGCGCGGTGGCCGGGCTGGTCGCCATCACGCCGGCCGCCGGATTCGTCACCCCCATGTGGGCCATCGTGCTCGGCCTGGGCGCGGGCGTGCTCTGTTACGGCGGGATCATGCTCAAGAACAAATTCGGCTACGACGACGCCCTGGACGTGGTCGGCATCCACGGCCTGGGCGGCACCTACGGAGCCCTGGCCACCGGCCTGCTGGCCACGGTGGGCGCGGACGGACTCATCGCGGGCAACGCGCACCAGTTGTGGGTCCAGTTCGTCTCCGTGGTGGCCACCTGGGGCTTCTGCTTCGCCATGACCTTCATCCTCTTCAAGGTGGTGGACGCCACCATCGGCCTGCGCGCCACAGACGAGGAGCAGGACAAGGGCATGGACATTGCCGAGCATTCCGAGACCGGTTATCAGTGGTAG
- a CDS encoding P-II family nitrogen regulator produces MKKIEIITRTFKLDEVKTALSGIGVKGMTVSEVKGFGRQGGHKEVYRGAEYQVDFVPKIKIEAVVEDDFASEVVEAARAAARTGEVGDGKIFVSTVDEVVRIRTGETGEEAI; encoded by the coding sequence ATGAAGAAAATCGAGATCATCACCCGGACGTTCAAGCTCGACGAGGTCAAGACCGCCCTTTCCGGCATCGGCGTGAAAGGCATGACCGTCAGCGAAGTCAAGGGGTTCGGCCGCCAGGGCGGCCACAAGGAAGTCTATCGCGGCGCCGAATACCAGGTGGACTTCGTGCCCAAGATCAAGATCGAGGCCGTGGTCGAGGACGACTTCGCCTCCGAGGTGGTCGAGGCGGCCCGCGCGGCCGCGCGCACCGGCGAGGTGGGCGACGGCAAGATCTTCGTCTCCACCGTGGACGAGGTCGTGCGCATCCGTACGGGCGAGACCGGCGAAGAGGCTATCTAG
- a CDS encoding asparaginase, with protein MTQQAEIVIFFTGGTIGMSPVEGKEGVAPGGNFDGLLSQLSPQEADVTLRPVLWSDKPSPHMTPEDMFRLARDVEAVLKEESVLGAVVLHGTDTLVETAYMCDLVIHSDKPVILTGSMRYYSEAGYDGIRNLANTVRACLLPLPPGVGACILMTDRIFAAREAVKVNSLNVDAFESREAGIVGYVAGESVLLARPRSTPTPRRKFAPSGIETNVPLITAYTGIDRKPLDHAISEGAKGVVIEGFGAGNVPPAMVEGIEACLEKGLPVVLATRCIEGGVWPVYGYPGGGADLHARGVILCGRLGGPKARIRLMCALGLTADPDEIRKIFEEA; from the coding sequence ATGACGCAACAGGCTGAAATAGTGATTTTCTTCACCGGTGGAACCATCGGTATGTCCCCGGTCGAAGGCAAGGAAGGCGTGGCTCCCGGCGGCAACTTCGACGGGCTGCTCAGCCAGCTCTCGCCCCAGGAGGCGGACGTGACCCTGCGCCCCGTGCTCTGGTCCGACAAGCCGAGCCCGCACATGACCCCGGAGGATATGTTCCGGCTGGCCCGCGACGTGGAGGCGGTGCTCAAGGAGGAGTCCGTGCTCGGGGCCGTGGTCCTGCACGGCACGGACACCCTGGTGGAGACCGCCTACATGTGCGACCTGGTCATCCACTCGGACAAGCCGGTCATCCTGACCGGGTCCATGCGCTACTACTCCGAGGCGGGCTACGACGGGATCCGCAACCTGGCCAACACCGTGCGCGCCTGCCTGCTCCCCCTGCCTCCCGGCGTGGGGGCGTGCATCCTGATGACCGACCGCATCTTCGCCGCCCGTGAGGCGGTCAAGGTCAACTCGCTGAACGTGGACGCCTTCGAATCCCGCGAGGCCGGGATCGTCGGTTACGTGGCCGGGGAGTCCGTGCTCCTGGCGAGGCCCCGGTCCACCCCCACCCCCCGGCGCAAGTTCGCGCCCTCGGGCATCGAGACCAACGTCCCGCTCATCACCGCGTATACGGGAATTGACCGGAAACCTCTCGATCATGCAATAAGCGAGGGAGCAAAGGGGGTTGTCATCGAAGGGTTCGGCGCCGGAAACGTGCCTCCGGCCATGGTCGAAGGGATCGAGGCGTGCCTGGAGAAGGGGCTGCCCGTGGTCCTGGCCACCCGCTGCATCGAGGGCGGGGTCTGGCCCGTGTACGGCTATCCCGGCGGCGGGGCCGACCTGCACGCCAGGGGCGTCATCCTGTGCGGCAGGCTGGGCGGACCCAAGGCCCGCATCCGACTCATGTGCGCCCTGGGGCTGACCGCGGACCCGGACGAAATCCGGAAAATATTCGAAGAGGCGTAG
- a CDS encoding methyl-accepting chemotaxis protein has translation MFDSKRIPFRFKLILGVVSMVFLTSIILAGGIVYLMDGALSELNVSPEALGAVERQILLAAGGIVAAGVAVSLLGSFLLIRTLLKPLRDLSAYTLEVAAGNYAATIDYQARDAIGETIDAVKDMTAELKAKLGMSQGLLTSLTQPCVVTDTDEIITFLNQPELDLLQIDGQPSDFIGMHMSEFVYGDRSRPTLLGQCMRKGKVIVGQTTKGKGRKGRPYNLLVDTSPIRDLDGKIVGAFTILTETTEIKKSEAEALHQHERIAEAAREAEAIALELDEASSTLSRKVDEASHGSDVQRDRATETATAMEQMNATVLEVAQNAGSASCNADDMRDLAEEGAGLVHHVVEAIQDVGTQSEALKESMSQLDRQTEDIGAIMQVIDDIADQTNLLALNAAIEAARAGEAGRGFAVVADEVRKLAEKTMTATKEVDAAIQSIRTGTRDNVAATERAVASIRESTELAGRAGQSIETIQQSVIQTADQVRSIATAAEEQSATSEQVTRATEEITAISSETAQAMGEARTDLDRLATLAGSLKELIGRMQS, from the coding sequence ATGTTCGATTCCAAGAGGATTCCGTTCCGGTTCAAGCTCATCCTCGGCGTAGTGTCCATGGTGTTCCTGACCTCCATCATCCTGGCCGGGGGCATCGTCTATCTCATGGACGGCGCGCTGAGCGAGCTGAACGTGAGCCCCGAGGCCTTGGGCGCGGTGGAACGCCAGATCCTTCTCGCGGCCGGGGGCATCGTAGCCGCGGGCGTGGCCGTTTCCCTGCTCGGCAGCTTCCTCCTGATCCGCACCCTGCTCAAGCCGCTGCGCGACCTCTCGGCCTACACCCTCGAAGTGGCCGCCGGCAACTATGCCGCGACCATCGACTACCAAGCCCGCGACGCCATCGGCGAAACCATCGACGCGGTCAAAGACATGACCGCCGAGCTCAAGGCCAAGCTCGGCATGTCCCAGGGGCTGCTGACCAGCCTGACCCAGCCGTGCGTGGTCACGGACACCGACGAGATCATCACCTTCCTGAACCAGCCGGAGCTGGACCTGTTGCAGATCGACGGGCAACCGTCCGATTTCATCGGCATGCATATGTCCGAGTTCGTCTACGGGGACCGCTCGCGGCCGACCCTGCTCGGCCAGTGCATGCGCAAGGGCAAGGTCATCGTGGGCCAGACCACCAAGGGCAAGGGGCGCAAGGGCCGTCCCTACAACCTGCTGGTCGACACCTCGCCCATCAGGGACCTGGACGGGAAGATCGTGGGCGCGTTCACCATCCTGACCGAGACCACGGAGATCAAGAAGAGCGAGGCCGAGGCCCTGCACCAGCACGAACGCATCGCCGAAGCAGCCCGCGAGGCCGAGGCCATCGCCCTGGAGCTGGACGAGGCGTCGTCCACCCTGTCCCGCAAGGTGGACGAGGCCAGCCACGGCTCTGACGTCCAGCGCGACCGGGCTACCGAGACGGCCACGGCCATGGAACAGATGAACGCCACCGTGCTGGAGGTGGCCCAGAATGCGGGAAGCGCCTCCTGCAATGCGGACGACATGCGCGACCTGGCCGAAGAGGGCGCCGGGCTGGTCCACCATGTGGTCGAAGCCATCCAGGACGTGGGCACGCAGTCCGAGGCCCTCAAGGAGTCCATGTCCCAACTGGACAGGCAGACCGAGGATATCGGGGCGATCATGCAGGTCATCGACGACATCGCGGACCAGACCAATCTGCTGGCCCTGAACGCGGCCATCGAGGCGGCCCGCGCGGGCGAGGCCGGGCGCGGCTTCGCCGTGGTCGCGGACGAGGTCCGCAAGCTGGCCGAAAAGACCATGACCGCCACCAAGGAGGTGGACGCGGCCATCCAGTCCATCCGCACCGGCACCCGCGACAACGTGGCCGCCACCGAACGGGCCGTGGCCTCCATCCGGGAATCCACCGAACTGGCGGGCCGGGCCGGGCAGTCCATCGAGACCATCCAGCAGTCCGTGATCCAGACCGCCGACCAGGTCCGCTCCATCGCCACGGCCGCCGAGGAGCAGTCGGCCACCAGCGAGCAGGTCACCCGGGCCACCGAGGAGATCACCGCCATCTCCAGCGAGACCGCCCAGGCCATGGGCGAGGCCCGCACCGACCTGGACCGCCTGGCCACCCTGGCGGGCTCCCTCAAGGAACTCATCGGCCGCATGCAGTCCTGA
- a CDS encoding DsbA family oxidoreductase, whose amino-acid sequence MPLNVTIFSDFVCPFCFVGSGIIDRLRRDFDLRDTWVPHELHPETPPQGRPLDDLVDRFDLDQVIMTCNQRGEPYGIHFARAERLYNSRLALEAAEFARDAGRYHDFHGRMFRAGFSDGRDIGDLEVVLDVAARTGLDTGPLKAALADHRFAARVADGSRQAKEAGVTALPTFIVEGQPRITGAVDEAVLRRAFEAALKTA is encoded by the coding sequence ATGCCCCTCAACGTGACCATTTTCTCCGATTTCGTCTGCCCCTTCTGCTTCGTCGGCTCGGGCATCATCGACCGCCTCAGACGGGACTTCGACCTCCGCGATACCTGGGTGCCCCACGAACTGCACCCGGAGACACCGCCACAGGGACGCCCCCTGGACGATCTGGTGGACCGCTTCGACCTGGACCAGGTGATCATGACCTGCAACCAGCGGGGCGAGCCGTACGGCATTCACTTTGCCCGCGCCGAACGGCTGTACAACTCCCGCCTCGCCCTGGAGGCCGCCGAGTTCGCGCGCGACGCGGGGCGCTACCACGATTTCCACGGGCGCATGTTCCGGGCCGGGTTTAGTGATGGAAGGGATATCGGCGACCTCGAAGTGGTCCTGGATGTGGCCGCCCGGACCGGCCTCGACACGGGGCCGCTGAAGGCGGCCCTGGCCGACCACCGCTTCGCCGCCCGCGTGGCGGACGGCTCCAGGCAGGCCAAGGAGGCCGGAGTGACCGCCCTGCCCACGTTCATTGTCGAGGGGCAGCCGCGCATCACCGGAGCTGTGGACGAGGCCGTGCTGCGCCGGGCCTTTGAGGCGGCCCTGAAGACGGCCTGA
- the glnD gene encoding [protein-PII] uridylyltransferase yields the protein MQPDSHLPESARRLKQARADLWTRAEAGAVGGFAWEYTHLVDRYFERRVREAGPQRFAFTLVAVGGYGRGRLCPGSDVDVFLLFKRRIPSGAEPFIKTLLFPLWDLGLDLGHGVRTVADCVSLARKDFQVLASLMDARPLAGDAEVFETFKAAFAARVLNRSGETFAASLREHNEARATQYGDASALLEPEIKNGLGGLRDGQQVAWLTRVLKALGRNPIFLPEELARLREDQAFLNRVRTALHLAAKRKTDRLFFDLQPPTARLMGFTSRTASPEDTGLAVEFFLSRLHQAMTRIKAMREALFQEAFPVRTAPLPELSIRNLAAGPEGIRFRRQVEATPDNVLGAFLESARTGLPLTWGARRIVRRDPARFAAGLAGRSETLSILVEIFLAPHCRTALDGLLETRLLPALFPEFAEVEHLIQFNDYHVHPVGRHTLATVALLSDFLRGDGGWTGELAAGVADPARLVLAGFFHDLGKGAPDHSGAGAAMAREVLARYGRTPEVIEDVAFLVEHHLLLPKTATRRDLSDERTVADVAAVVGDTARLDMLHLLSTADSMATGPRAWNSWTRSLLGELYFKVRNLLRHGPLAEPDAARRLADAKLAVLAAAHDQDPEFVDAAMRAMPSRAFLALTPEAIAGHVRLVRKLWAAVAEDRMRKPSSIGGKGVNLIEAAPGRAENTYKLTIAAVDQPRLFATIAGALSLHGLNILAADIFSWKDGTAVDVFTVGEPPENLYAEEVWARVVRSVSYAMVGKLDLAARLEERGRSPLTRGRGRPRLGPLVTIDNQASDFYTVIEVAATDRTGFLFDMARTLAAHELSIHVAMITTIKGRAADVFHVRTQDGQRLLDEARQDALRRDLLAASTAR from the coding sequence ATGCAGCCGGACAGCCATCTCCCCGAATCCGCCCGCAGGCTGAAACAGGCCAGGGCGGACCTGTGGACGCGGGCCGAGGCCGGGGCCGTGGGCGGCTTCGCCTGGGAGTACACCCACCTGGTTGACCGCTATTTCGAACGCCGCGTCCGGGAGGCCGGGCCGCAGCGCTTCGCCTTCACCCTCGTCGCCGTGGGCGGCTACGGCCGCGGGCGTCTGTGCCCCGGCTCGGACGTGGACGTGTTCCTGCTCTTCAAGCGGCGCATCCCGTCCGGGGCCGAACCATTCATCAAGACCCTGCTCTTTCCCCTGTGGGACCTCGGCCTGGACCTGGGCCACGGCGTGCGCACCGTGGCCGACTGCGTGTCCCTGGCCCGGAAGGACTTCCAGGTCCTGGCCTCGCTCATGGACGCTCGCCCCCTGGCCGGGGATGCCGAAGTCTTCGAGACCTTCAAGGCCGCCTTCGCCGCCAGGGTCCTGAACCGGTCCGGCGAGACCTTCGCCGCCTCCCTGCGCGAGCACAACGAGGCACGGGCCACCCAGTACGGCGACGCCTCGGCCCTGCTCGAACCCGAGATCAAGAACGGGTTGGGCGGACTGCGCGACGGCCAGCAGGTGGCCTGGCTGACGCGGGTGCTCAAGGCGCTCGGCCGCAACCCCATCTTCCTGCCCGAGGAGCTCGCCCGGCTGCGCGAGGACCAGGCCTTCCTCAACCGCGTGCGCACGGCCCTGCACCTGGCCGCGAAGCGCAAGACCGACCGCCTCTTCTTCGATCTCCAGCCGCCCACGGCGCGGCTCATGGGCTTCACCTCACGGACCGCCTCGCCCGAGGACACCGGCCTGGCCGTGGAGTTCTTCCTGTCCCGGTTGCACCAGGCCATGACCCGAATCAAGGCCATGCGCGAGGCCCTGTTCCAGGAAGCCTTCCCGGTGCGCACCGCGCCCCTGCCCGAACTGTCCATCCGCAATCTGGCCGCCGGACCCGAAGGCATCCGCTTCAGGCGACAGGTCGAGGCCACCCCGGACAACGTGCTCGGCGCATTCCTGGAGTCCGCGCGCACCGGCCTGCCCCTGACCTGGGGAGCACGGCGCATCGTCCGCAGAGACCCGGCCCGGTTCGCCGCCGGACTGGCCGGACGGAGCGAGACCCTGTCCATCCTGGTGGAGATATTCCTGGCCCCGCACTGCCGCACGGCCCTGGACGGGCTGCTCGAAACCCGGCTGCTGCCCGCCCTGTTCCCGGAATTCGCCGAGGTGGAGCACCTCATCCAGTTCAATGACTACCACGTGCACCCGGTCGGGCGGCACACCCTGGCCACTGTGGCCCTGCTCTCGGACTTCCTGCGCGGCGACGGCGGGTGGACCGGGGAGTTGGCCGCCGGGGTGGCCGACCCTGCCCGGCTCGTCCTGGCCGGATTCTTCCACGACCTGGGCAAGGGCGCGCCCGACCACTCCGGAGCCGGGGCGGCCATGGCCCGCGAGGTCCTGGCCCGCTACGGCCGCACGCCCGAGGTGATCGAGGATGTGGCCTTTCTGGTGGAGCACCACCTACTCCTGCCCAAGACCGCCACCCGACGCGACCTGTCCGACGAACGCACGGTCGCGGATGTGGCCGCCGTGGTCGGGGACACGGCCCGGCTGGACATGCTCCACCTGCTGTCCACGGCCGACTCCATGGCCACCGGCCCGCGCGCCTGGAACAGTTGGACCCGCTCCCTGCTGGGCGAGTTGTACTTCAAGGTCCGCAACCTGCTGCGCCACGGTCCCCTGGCCGAACCGGACGCGGCCCGCAGGCTGGCCGACGCCAAGCTGGCCGTGCTCGCCGCGGCCCACGACCAGGACCCGGAGTTCGTGGATGCGGCCATGCGGGCCATGCCCTCGCGCGCCTTCCTGGCCTTAACGCCCGAGGCCATCGCCGGGCACGTCCGGCTGGTCAGGAAGCTGTGGGCCGCCGTGGCCGAGGACCGCATGCGCAAGCCGTCATCCATCGGCGGCAAGGGGGTCAACCTGATCGAGGCCGCGCCGGGCCGGGCCGAGAACACCTACAAGCTGACCATCGCCGCCGTGGACCAGCCCCGCCTGTTCGCGACCATCGCCGGGGCCTTGTCCCTGCACGGATTGAACATCCTGGCCGCGGACATCTTCAGTTGGAAGGACGGCACGGCCGTGGACGTCTTCACCGTGGGCGAACCGCCCGAAAACCTCTACGCCGAAGAGGTCTGGGCCCGGGTCGTCCGGTCCGTGAGCTACGCCATGGTCGGCAAGCTGGACCTGGCCGCCCGCCTGGAGGAGCGCGGCCGCTCGCCCCTGACCCGAGGGCGCGGCCGCCCCAGGCTGGGGCCCCTGGTAACCATCGACAACCAGGCCAGCGACTTCTACACCGTGATCGAGGTGGCGGCCACGGACCGCACCGGCTTCCTGTTCGACATGGCCCGCACCCTTGCCGCTCACGAGCTGTCCATCCACGTGGCCATGATCACGACCATCAAGGGCCGCGCGGCCGACGTCTTCCACGTGCGCACCCAGGACGGGCAGCGGCTCCTGGACGAGGCCCGCCAGGACGCCCTGCGGAGGGACCTGCTGGCCGCGTCCACGGCCCGGTAA
- a CDS encoding HD-GYP domain-containing protein, producing the protein MEDVSLIDIACGISSALDYISPTVTGHHRRVGLASTVLGSHVGIRPSSLVDLLLAGLLHDIGAFSMDLALDGLSFDADLEEHAVVGYRLLRDHPFLERASRIVLYHHTSWKDLRVIRQEGDRETLLLANIVNLADRVDILRRVGTEGRQREEVEQAVAGFTSDLYAQELPVAFRELAQGGVFWPLVEELDQPVREMLSKDLLDVRISPDQLIDFSGFFTRIIDFRSRHTATHSAGVAESAVQLARLAGMDEREQKAMRLAGNLHDIGKLAVPTSLLDKQGALDEDEYVKVKDHATVSAEVLRSIPGLGEVADWAAQHHERLNGKGYPLGLTGKELSLGSRIMQVADVHTAITEDRPYRKGMTRERTVAVLRSMADNGFLDADIVNLVIENHDRLDAVRTIVQSRALSEFRRFTEANG; encoded by the coding sequence ATGGAAGACGTTTCCCTTATCGACATCGCCTGCGGCATCTCGTCCGCCTTGGACTACATCTCTCCCACGGTGACCGGGCATCACCGGCGTGTGGGGCTGGCTTCCACCGTCCTGGGCAGCCACGTGGGCATTCGGCCCTCTTCCCTGGTGGACCTGCTTCTGGCCGGGCTGCTTCACGACATCGGGGCCTTTTCCATGGACCTGGCCCTGGACGGGTTGAGCTTCGACGCCGACCTGGAGGAGCACGCCGTGGTCGGTTACCGGCTGCTCCGGGACCATCCCTTCCTGGAGCGCGCCTCGCGCATTGTCCTGTACCACCACACCAGTTGGAAGGACCTGCGGGTCATCCGCCAGGAGGGCGACCGCGAGACCCTGCTGTTGGCCAACATCGTCAACCTGGCCGACCGGGTGGATATTCTGCGCCGGGTGGGCACCGAGGGGAGGCAGCGCGAGGAGGTGGAACAGGCTGTGGCCGGGTTCACCTCGGACCTCTACGCCCAGGAGCTGCCCGTGGCCTTTCGGGAACTCGCCCAGGGCGGCGTGTTCTGGCCCCTGGTGGAGGAGTTGGACCAGCCGGTGCGGGAGATGCTCTCCAAGGACCTCCTGGACGTGCGCATCTCCCCGGATCAGCTCATAGATTTTTCGGGCTTCTTCACCAGGATCATCGACTTCCGGAGCCGCCACACGGCCACCCACTCGGCGGGCGTGGCCGAGAGCGCGGTCCAACTGGCCCGGCTGGCGGGCATGGACGAGCGGGAACAGAAGGCCATGCGGTTGGCCGGCAACCTGCACGACATCGGCAAGCTGGCCGTGCCCACCTCCCTGCTCGACAAGCAGGGCGCCCTGGACGAGGACGAGTACGTCAAGGTCAAGGACCACGCCACGGTCAGCGCCGAGGTCCTGCGTTCCATACCGGGCCTGGGCGAGGTGGCCGACTGGGCCGCCCAGCATCACGAGCGCCTGAACGGCAAGGGGTATCCCCTGGGATTGACGGGAAAGGAGCTTTCGCTGGGCTCCCGGATCATGCAGGTGGCGGACGTGCACACGGCCATCACCGAGGACCGTCCCTACCGCAAGGGCATGACCCGCGAGCGGACCGTGGCCGTGCTCCGCTCCATGGCGGACAACGGCTTCCTGGACGCGGACATCGTCAACCTGGTCATCGAGAACCACGACCGCCTGGACGCGGTCCGGACCATAGTCCAGAGCCGCGCCCTGTCCGAATTCCGGCGCTTTACCGAAGCCAACGGCTAG
- the chrA gene encoding chromate efflux transporter has product MNTPSLTRIFLAFLRLGLTAFGGPAMVPYIRAMAVERKGWLDEPSFSLGMSLTQLLPGATAMQVAAYVGLRARGGAGALAAYVGFGLPAFLLMLGLTVLYFSARDVAAVTAAFTGLQLVIVALILHAAVNFARRYLDTLASRLLACLAGVWLGLKGNPILAMAVVCILAVFLLRNEQGGAPARPTPTGRGPLRFAGLLLGVLVLFLAALYAVNPELFRLGLLMVKIDCFAFGGGYVSVPLMLHEVVEVRGWLTQPMFMDGIALGQVTPGPIVMTGAFVGYAVAGLAGALTAAVTVFSPSLIILCAATPFADRLVASPVARRVLRGSLISLVGLMAAVAVRFGLSVHWTVAQAVFALAAFIALRKKVDILWVVLAGAGIGALAF; this is encoded by the coding sequence ATGAACACTCCCTCCCTGACGCGCATCTTTCTCGCCTTCCTCCGGCTGGGGCTGACCGCCTTCGGCGGCCCGGCCATGGTCCCGTACATCCGGGCCATGGCCGTGGAGCGCAAGGGCTGGCTCGACGAGCCCTCGTTCTCGCTGGGCATGTCCCTGACCCAGTTGCTGCCCGGCGCCACGGCCATGCAGGTGGCCGCCTACGTGGGGCTCCGGGCGCGCGGCGGGGCCGGAGCCCTGGCCGCCTACGTCGGGTTCGGCCTGCCCGCCTTCCTGCTCATGCTCGGCCTGACCGTGCTCTATTTCTCGGCCCGGGACGTGGCCGCCGTGACCGCGGCCTTCACCGGCCTGCAACTGGTCATCGTCGCCCTGATCCTGCATGCGGCGGTCAACTTCGCCCGGCGCTACCTGGACACCCTGGCCTCCCGGCTCCTGGCCTGCCTGGCGGGCGTCTGGCTCGGGCTCAAGGGCAACCCCATCCTGGCCATGGCCGTGGTCTGCATCCTGGCCGTGTTCCTGCTCCGCAACGAGCAGGGCGGCGCGCCCGCGCGGCCGACCCCGACCGGGCGCGGGCCCCTGCGTTTTGCCGGACTGCTCCTGGGGGTCCTGGTCCTTTTCCTGGCCGCATTGTACGCGGTAAACCCGGAGCTGTTCCGGCTCGGCCTGCTCATGGTCAAGATCGACTGCTTCGCCTTCGGCGGCGGGTACGTGTCCGTACCGCTCATGCTCCATGAAGTGGTCGAAGTGCGCGGCTGGCTGACCCAACCCATGTTCATGGACGGCATCGCGCTGGGGCAGGTCACGCCCGGCCCCATCGTCATGACCGGGGCTTTCGTGGGCTATGCCGTGGCCGGGCTGGCCGGGGCCCTGACCGCGGCCGTGACCGTGTTCTCGCCCTCGCTCATCATCCTGTGCGCGGCCACCCCCTTCGCCGACCGGCTGGTGGCCTCGCCCGTGGCCCGGCGGGTGCTCAGGGGCAGCCTCATCTCCCTGGTGGGGTTGATGGCCGCCGTGGCCGTGCGCTTCGGGCTGTCCGTCCACTGGACCGTGGCCCAGGCGGTCTTTGCCCTGGCCGCGTTCATCGCCCTGCGCAAAAAGGTGGACATCCTCTGGGTGGTCCTGGCCGGGGCCGGGATCGGAGCGCTGGCTTTCTGA
- a CDS encoding SIR2 family NAD-dependent protein deacylase: MSNHALHNAAEALKKARCAMAFTGAGISVESGIPPFRGPGGVWARYDPDKFEKGYFKRHPEEVWPLLKEIFYDMYGRAKPNPAHLALAELEAAGKLAGIVTQNIDSLHQDAGSRVVHEYHGSTRRMQCLSCRAFFATEAVSLDILPPPCPACGGLLKPDFVFFGEGIPDDVHRAATDLAKQADVCLVIGTGGEVVPAGRIPHVVKNHGGTIIEINLRDTAYTYNTTDYFLEGKAGTRTPELVRAVLG; the protein is encoded by the coding sequence ATGTCGAACCACGCCCTGCACAACGCGGCCGAGGCCCTGAAAAAGGCGCGCTGCGCCATGGCCTTCACCGGCGCGGGCATCTCCGTGGAATCGGGCATCCCGCCGTTTAGGGGGCCGGGCGGCGTGTGGGCCAGGTACGACCCGGACAAGTTCGAGAAGGGGTATTTCAAGCGCCACCCCGAAGAGGTCTGGCCCCTGCTCAAGGAAATCTTCTACGACATGTACGGCCGGGCCAAGCCCAACCCGGCGCACCTGGCCCTGGCCGAGCTGGAGGCCGCCGGGAAGCTCGCGGGGATCGTCACCCAGAACATCGACTCCCTGCACCAGGACGCGGGCAGCCGGGTGGTCCACGAATACCACGGCTCGACCCGGCGCATGCAGTGCCTGTCCTGCCGGGCCTTCTTCGCCACCGAGGCCGTCTCGCTGGACATCCTGCCCCCTCCCTGCCCGGCCTGCGGCGGGCTGCTCAAGCCGGACTTCGTCTTCTTCGGCGAGGGCATCCCCGATGACGTGCACCGGGCGGCCACGGACCTGGCCAAACAGGCGGACGTCTGCCTGGTCATCGGCACGGGCGGCGAGGTCGTCCCGGCCGGGCGCATCCCCCATGTGGTCAAGAACCACGGCGGCACGATCATCGAGATCAACCTGCGGGACACCGCGTACACCTACAACACCACCGACTACTTTCTGGAAGGCAAGGCCGGGACGCGCACCCCGGAGCTGGTCCGGGCCGTGCTGGGCTGA